Proteins encoded within one genomic window of Methanobacterium sp. Maddingley MBC34:
- a CDS encoding putative transcriptional regulator (PFAM: Sugar-specific transcriptional regulator TrmB), producing the protein MMFDENMLSALKKLGLTYYGAKSYIVITIFGPIDATKIAEEANIQRTKIYDVLNKLEKDGWINVDRGRPMLFTARDPRGIIDKCRSDLFTEIDSLSSELSMMYDQQIKKEMPNVWLIHGKENITAKSLDMVSKAKKSVMMVGDLYFPEEVESLNSIILKAKKNRISFRIISGDIIKTSEGEINLVKSLADVHPEMIISGKPPIKYVIVDEKELLMMFPKITEDILDLDKVVALWIPSPAVASSMSDMFNMRWNEYIKMQIKTA; encoded by the coding sequence ATGATGTTTGATGAGAATATGCTGTCAGCGTTAAAAAAATTAGGCTTGACATATTATGGTGCAAAAAGTTACATAGTTATAACAATTTTTGGTCCAATTGACGCCACGAAGATTGCAGAAGAAGCAAATATACAAAGGACAAAAATTTATGATGTGTTAAATAAGCTAGAAAAAGATGGATGGATAAATGTGGATCGTGGAAGGCCCATGCTATTCACTGCGCGAGATCCAAGAGGCATAATTGATAAATGCAGATCAGATCTTTTCACTGAAATTGATTCCCTATCAAGTGAACTATCCATGATGTATGATCAGCAGATTAAAAAGGAAATGCCTAATGTATGGCTGATTCATGGTAAGGAAAATATTACTGCAAAATCATTGGATATGGTGTCAAAAGCCAAGAAAAGTGTAATGATGGTGGGTGATTTATACTTTCCCGAAGAAGTTGAATCTCTAAACTCTATCATATTAAAGGCCAAAAAAAATCGTATTAGCTTTCGAATTATATCTGGAGATATCATAAAGACCAGTGAAGGTGAGATTAACCTTGTCAAATCATTAGCTGATGTTCACCCCGAAATGATAATTTCAGGAAAACCACCCATAAAATATGTAATAGTTGACGAAAAAGAATTATTAATGATGTTCCCGAAGATAACTGAAGATATTCTAGATCTCGACAAAGTAGTTGCTTTGTGGATTCCCAGCCCCGCAGTAGCATCTTCAATGAGTGATATGTTCAATATGAGGTGGAATGAATATATAAAAATGCAAATAAAAACAGCATAA